The sequence CTTGAAAGGCGCTGGTTCTGCAACGTACGGAAGTTCTGCGCTCGGCGGCGTTGTCAATATTATTACGAAAGAAATTTCCGAAACGCCAACGACAAATACGAAACTCTACGGAGGAATGTGGGAACAACCGCGATACAAAAGTTGGCGATGGAGTTCACGCGAACGATTGTTGAATGGAATTTCGTTTTCGCGTTCGGAGAAATTAAATGATGCGGTTGGAGTGTTCTACGGGTTTTCGCGTACGCAAGACGATAGTTACAAACTTAACGATTATTGGCGGCGATGGAATATTTTTTCCAAACTTAATTACACAATTTCATCGAATGAAAAACTTATTGTAAACTTTTCTCTGTTGCATCAACGACGAGGAAATTTTTTCTACTGGAAAAGTTTAGAAGAAGCATTAGTTCCTGCCGATGACCAAATGCGTGAACGAGTAGAAACAATGCGAATGAATGCCTCGTTTTCATATACTCATATTGTGCAAGAAAATCTTTCGTACACATTTCGAGGAAATTTCTTTTTTGCGAATTGGAAAAACATTGCGGCATTAACCAATAAAGACAGCACGCAAACACACTCGCGTTCTTTTGCATCTTCGTTGGAATTATTTTACAATTATCAAATGCGTGAGCAAACAAATTTTACGTTTGGCGTTGAAGCGAAATCGAATCTCATTCGTGCAAATTTATTTGGTGAACGAAACAGCAATGGATTTGCAGCGTTTATTCAAGAGGAAGAAAAATTTTCTGAATTTGTGCGAACAACGATTGGTGTTCGAGGAGATTTTTCCAAAGTGGATTCGATAAACGGCGTTGGAGAAATAAATCCGAAAGTAGGAATTGTGTACACGCCAACTATTGGAACGACATTGCGCGCATCAATGGGAAGTGGATTTCGCGCGCCAAGTGTTGCGGAATTATTTATCGAAGCGAACAGCGGAGCATTTACTACAAAACCAAATCCGAAACTTTTACCGGAAAAAAATTGGTCATTTGAAATTGGTGCGAATCAAGTTCTTTCCAAAGAAATGTTGTTCGATGTTTCGTTGTTTGAGTGCGAGTTCAAAAATTTAATTGAACCGCATCTTGTGAATGTTCCCAATGTTGCGGGACTTGCAATTCGTTTCGACAATGTTTCACGCGCACGTGTGTATGGTGCGGAAATGAGTTTGCAAACGAGTCTGTTTGAGAATACATTGCAAAGCGAAATCAGTTTTACGCACGTTGTCTCCAACGATGTGAATTCCAATCAATCGCTGAAATATCGCCCGCGAAATTTGTTTTATGTTTCTTCTACTGCAAATATTTTCGGAATGCAACTCGGCGCAGATTTCCGAAGTTTATCGCGCGTGGAAAAAATTGATGATGAGTTTGTGGGAATTATTCCGCAAGGGGAGAGGCGTGTTCCAATTTATGTTCTCGATGTAAGACTCATAAAAGAATTTTCGTTTCAAAATTTTTTTCTTACTACTTCACTGCAAGCGAATAATATTTTGCAATATTATTACAACGAATTTATCGGAACTATCGCACCGCTCAGAAATTTTGTGTTGACGGTGGAAATGAAAATGTGAAAACAGATTTCGGATTTGAGATTGCTGAAAAAAAAACGAAACCTGAAATCTGTAATCTACAATCAGTAATCGAAACTCACTTCTTCTCCCGATAAAACACAATCATATCTGTGGAAATCGGTTTCACTCAAACTTGTCGTAACATTGTAATAATTTGTCCACGATGATATTATGAAATAGCCATAAAATTAAAATTTATATGCAAAATCAACGTAAGGAATCCCGGGAAATAAAAAGTCATCTTCCAATGCAGTTATGAATGCAAAATCAACGCTCAATGATTCACCAAAGAATCGAATTCCGTATGATACTATTGGCACATCAATTTCCGGAAAAATCCAGTTCTCGGAAACCACTGCAAATTTTTTTGAAATGCGTTTTTCACCGCCCAGCATCACCATTGGTTTTTTAGCAAAAGTATTTCCTGAATATCCATAGCCAAATCCTAATGATATACTTTCATAAGGATTTCCGTACGTCCCCACTCCGTACATTACGCCGATTGTCGAATTAGCATCTGGTGGTTGAATAAATAATGCACCTA comes from Ignavibacteria bacterium and encodes:
- a CDS encoding TonB-dependent receptor, which codes for MKKNFLRVLSDFSAFSVLQLLAFSFVTTTILFGQQTGIITGTVFNKETNEKLIGANIVLQKTVIGTTSDANGNFTLKNISVGNYSLAVSLISFQKEIVNNISVNENEATFVKIFLTPTSIQTSEVIVTANRSPQSLLEIPVSVSVVDAAKISQRNALSADQSLRYVSGVNVSEGQINIRGFSGYTKGVGSRVLLLVDGMPLLAGDTQEIIWEAIPVSQITKIEILKGAGSATYGSSALGGVVNIITKEISETPTTNTKLYGGMWEQPRYKSWRWSSRERLLNGISFSRSEKLNDAVGVFYGFSRTQDDSYKLNDYWRRWNIFSKLNYTISSNEKLIVNFSLLHQRRGNFFYWKSLEEALVPADDQMRERVETMRMNASFSYTHIVQENLSYTFRGNFFFANWKNIAALTNKDSTQTHSRSFASSLELFYNYQMREQTNFTFGVEAKSNLIRANLFGERNSNGFAAFIQEEEKFSEFVRTTIGVRGDFSKVDSINGVGEINPKVGIVYTPTIGTTLRASMGSGFRAPSVAELFIEANSGAFTTKPNPKLLPEKNWSFEIGANQVLSKEMLFDVSLFECEFKNLIEPHLVNVPNVAGLAIRFDNVSRARVYGAEMSLQTSLFENTLQSEISFTHVVSNDVNSNQSLKYRPRNLFYVSSTANIFGMQLGADFRSLSRVEKIDDEFVGIIPQGERRVPIYVLDVRLIKEFSFQNFFLTTSLQANNILQYYYNEFIGTIAPLRNFVLTVEMKM